Part of the Leptospira montravelensis genome, TGTTTTCTCTGTCCATAATTCCAATTCAGAACCTGTAAAATTACATAAGTCAAAAATTGCTTCTGGAGAACCCTTGGCATAACAAAAATAAACATCAGCTTCCTTTAGAACTCGAACCATTGTTAAGTGATCTGGAGACAAGGGAAAATCTCTTACGGATAACAATGCGGAATCTTCATTTTGTTCTAATAGAGTCCAACAATCAGAAATTGCAATATCCATTGGATCAAAACTTGGATGTTTGGAAGCGCAATATGCTATATGTAGTAATTCCTTTATTTCATCGGATATTTTTACAGTGGGACTTAACTCCGTTGTTTCAATAGGAGTTACGACAAAACCAACTTTCATTTTATTCTGTGTAATGGTTCCAGTTTTATCAGAACAAAGAACCGTGGCTGCACCTAAAGTTTCGATAATAGAAGACCTACGAACTAAAACATTTTTTGTGCTCAATCGAAATGCACCTAATGCAAAGAAAATTGTTAATACTAAAGGGAGTTCTTCTGGCATCAAACCAATAGCCAATGTAAGTCCTGAAAGTAGTCCTTGTAACCACTGACTTCGGGCAATTCCAAAATAAAGTGCAAGAATCACACACAATGAGGCCGCAACAATAAATAAATTTCGAACTAAACGTGCGACTTCTATTTCAAGTAAGGTTCTCCCTACAGCCTCATCCGCAATTTTTCTACCGATTTTACCAATTTCAGTATGGTTTCCAACTGCTTTAACACGACAAACACCCTCTCCACTAACAACTAACGAACCACAAAATACTGAATTCGATTGAGATTTTGTAACAGGTACTGATTCTCCTGTCAGTAAAGATTCATCACAAGAAAACAATCGATCGGATATAAGTTCTGCGTCAGCAGGAACCCTATCCCCTTCATTAAGGATTAGTAAATCATCAAAAACCACATCCTTACCTTCAATACGGAGGATTTGTCTGTCACGGATCACATTGGTTCTTGGACTTGCAAGAGAACGTAAAGCTGATATAGCCGTTTCTGTTTTTTTTTCTTGGATAAAAGTGATAGTGATAATTCCAATAACAGAACCTAACAATAAAAGAGCTTCTCCTTGATCCCCTAAAAGTAAATATACTATACTTATGGAAATGAGAAGCAAAATCATCGGCTCCATTACCACACCCAGTAACATCTGAAAGATTCCCTTTTTTTGGGAAGAGCTGATTTCATTGGCACCATATTTTATACGGTTTTTCCTAACCTGTTCTTGGGTTAAGCCCATGAGGATGTATTCTGAGATTTGTTTGGGTACTGAAGGCATATTCTTATTTGATTTGGTCTTGTATTTTAAAAGAATTCAGTTTAACATTCTAGAATGTGCGATACATCCCTTGCCACTGAAAAATTTACTAAGACTCAAAAAAGAATCTTTGCCAAAAACTCGGATCGCGAACCAAACGAAGCACAGTCCATAGTTCATCTTCCACGTTTAGAGTATAAAAAAGGTTCTTTGTTACGTACTACTTATATAGAAATTCCACAAGCACCCGTCACTTATGAAGTTTTTTTAAGTAAACCCTTCCATATGTGGGGTGCAGAAATGGGTGTAAATGAATTTGGGCTTTGTATAGGAAATGAAGCAGTATTTACCAATGTAAAAATACCAAAAAAAAATAACGGCTTAACAGGAATGGATTTAATTCGATTGGCATTGGAAAGATGTAAATCGGCCAAAGACGGCTTATTTCTGATCACTGAACTCTTAGAATCTTATGGTCAAGATGCTTGCGGTGGATATGAAAATAAAACTTTTTATTACCACAATAGTTTCATCATTGCTGACCGCACTGAAGGTTATGTTTTAGAAACAGCAGATAAATACTGGGTAGCCAAAAAAATAGATTCGTTTTATGCCATATCCAATGGACTTACGATAGGATCAGACTTTGAATATTCTTCTCCAAACCTAATTGAGAAATTAAAGAAAACTAATAAAGAATTTTCATTCAAAGAACATTTTAGTGATCATTTTTACACTTATATGAGCCACTGCAAAGACAGAAGAAAATTAAATGAAAAAACGGCTGATAGTTTGGAAAAAGAAACAGAAAGTTATACAGTTGAACAATCAATAGAAACACTAAAAACACATACGATTGAACCTGATGAATTCGAACCGTCTTCTTCTTCGATGAAGTCCCTTTGTTTACATGCTACAGGTCCGATTACCCCAAACCAAACCAACGGAAGTTTAATCGTAGAATGGGATACATCTGAAACTAACCAGGACCCTCTTAGAATATTTTATACAGGAACTTCGACACCTTGCCTGAGTCTGTTTAAACCATTTTATTTTGGGACAAAAAATTTCATTGGATCTTCAAGTCTAAACTCTCAATCCGCATATTCTGAAACCTTATGGTGGTTACACGAATCAATTGCAAGAAAATCAAATTTTGATTACCAAGCGGTTAGATCAATTTTAGTTCCAACTTTAATTGGATTACAAGAATCAGTTATTAATATCTCAAAAGAATTCCTTTCACCTCAGAAAAAAGAAGAAGTACAATGGCGTTTCTTGAAAGACCATGTCAATATACTAAAGAAAGTTGATGAAGAGTTAATACAGGCAAAAATCGGAAGAAGCCGTTGGCAAAATCCACTATTCCAAATTTACTGGTCGGGACAAAATCGAAAACTAAAGATTCCTTTCTGCTAACAAAAGGACCAAAAGATCATTTACATTGGTTCCTGTAGCTCCCGTGAATAATAGAGAGTTTGTATCTTTTAAAATGGGATAGGAATTAGAAACATTTAGTTCTTTTTCCACATCCCAACCATTTCTTCTCATTTGTTTCAAAGTTTCTGGTCCAACAATTCCACCAGCTGCATCCGTTGGTCCATCTGTGCCGTCAGTTCCACTAGACAAAAACAACCAATCACGATCAATTTCTATAGATTCTGATAGGATGGCCATACGAAGTGCTGTCTCCTGATTTCTACCTCCCTTGCCATTCCCATAAACAGGACAAACCAATTCACCACCTAGTAAAATGGCTTGTTTATGTTGGTTTCCTTTGGCCAATACAACTTCAACTAACATAGATTTAGCGGTTTCTTCACTTGTTAGGTCCCAAGAATCAGAGAGAATTTTCACTTCATAACCTAAACTTACTGCCTTTTTTTTCATTGCGGCTAAAGAAACAGATAAATTTCCCATTACATAATACTCGCTACCTGGATAAGTTGGTCCAGACGCAATCACCGCAGGATCATCACCTAACACATCTGAAATGGCAAAAGTATATACTTTTAAATTCGGATTTAAGTGCTTTAGAAGTTTTCCTGCTTTTACTGCAGAATACTTTTTTCTTTCTGCGTTGATTTCATGGATACTAAGACCCTTCTTCAGTAAATTTTCATTCATTTGAATTATATCATACAAATCAAATCCATCTTCTGGTATTTCAAAAAGACTAGACCCGCCACCCGATAACAAAATGATCAATTGGTGACTTTCATCTAAATCCTGTAGTTCTGTAAAAACTTCCTTGGAATACAATTCCGTATTAATATCTGGAACGGGATGAGCGGCTTCCCTACATTTCCAAACTCCCAGTTGCCCCTTGGATTTGATTTCGTTAGGAAGGTATTCGTATTTCGTTAGAATAAAACCTGAGTCCACAGGAAAAGTTTCCTGAAAAGACAATGCCATTTCATAGGCAGCTTTTCCCAAAGCAAAAACGTAAGTTTTTTTTCTTGAATTGCGTATCTCTTCATTTAATTTCGAGTGTTTATTCCAAAAATCTAATGAAAGAAATTTTGGTGTTGCCGCTCGCACACCTTCCCAAAAAAGACCTTCAATATCATCTCTTAAAGAGTTCAAAAATTATTTCCGCAATTTTGCCTGAAACAAATCATAACGAATCCCAGTAGAATTGATGGAACCAAATTCCAATACTTCTGTAGGACAAAGGGATACACAAGCAGAACATCTTACACATTGCACACTATCCATTGGAATTCCTCTACTTGCATATCCCATTACATCGATTCCTTGATGGCAATTTTTTGTACAAATATTGCAAGATATACATTTCTTCTTTTCAGCAAAGATACGGAATTTACTGAACTTTACATAAATATGCATAAGTGAAGCCAAAGGACAAAACATTCTGCACCAGATCCTTCCCGAAAAAAGGAAATAGAATCCCACACCAACAACACCTGCAAGGCCAATATCTACGACAATATCATAAATCCATTTCACAGAATCAGCAATCGACTCACTTAAAGCCAAATTGGGATTTACAATCTTACCATACACTC contains:
- a CDS encoding cation-translocating P-type ATPase, producing the protein MPSVPKQISEYILMGLTQEQVRKNRIKYGANEISSSQKKGIFQMLLGVVMEPMILLLISISIVYLLLGDQGEALLLLGSVIGIITITFIQEKKTETAISALRSLASPRTNVIRDRQILRIEGKDVVFDDLLILNEGDRVPADAELISDRLFSCDESLLTGESVPVTKSQSNSVFCGSLVVSGEGVCRVKAVGNHTEIGKIGRKIADEAVGRTLLEIEVARLVRNLFIVAASLCVILALYFGIARSQWLQGLLSGLTLAIGLMPEELPLVLTIFFALGAFRLSTKNVLVRRSSIIETLGAATVLCSDKTGTITQNKMKVGFVVTPIETTELSPTVKISDEIKELLHIAYCASKHPSFDPMDIAISDCWTLLEQNEDSALLSVRDFPLSPDHLTMVRVLKEADVYFCYAKGSPEAIFDLCNFTGSELELWTEKTNELAKKGFRVLGVAKSKSPTKEIPDERKQVEYAFYGLLAFLDPIREIVPLAVKTAYESGIRVIMITGDYPETAKNIADQIGLKDSHFVYTGKEFSNLSDEEMQKVIRKCNIFSRVSPEDKWRIVRMLKADGEIVAMTGDGVNDAPALRTANIGVAMGERGTDVAREAADIVLLDDSFSSILESVRIGRQIFDNLKKALGYLIGVHIPIVGITFFPIIFDWPIIVLSAIHIVFMEMVIDPTCTIVFERESAESDLMKRKPRETTEPLLDRELFINSLIQGAFSLLSVVSSYWITELYLKGDSSPKVVSTATFVTLVFSNLFLILANRSLHESMWSRMRIPNQIIRYVFSGTIAVLVLSMYLPGMNTMFRFVPLNFLQFSSAILVAFVGVLFYDMTKVLVSRLLRS
- a CDS encoding C69 family dipeptidase codes for the protein MCDTSLATEKFTKTQKRIFAKNSDREPNEAQSIVHLPRLEYKKGSLLRTTYIEIPQAPVTYEVFLSKPFHMWGAEMGVNEFGLCIGNEAVFTNVKIPKKNNGLTGMDLIRLALERCKSAKDGLFLITELLESYGQDACGGYENKTFYYHNSFIIADRTEGYVLETADKYWVAKKIDSFYAISNGLTIGSDFEYSSPNLIEKLKKTNKEFSFKEHFSDHFYTYMSHCKDRRKLNEKTADSLEKETESYTVEQSIETLKTHTIEPDEFEPSSSSMKSLCLHATGPITPNQTNGSLIVEWDTSETNQDPLRIFYTGTSTPCLSLFKPFYFGTKNFIGSSSLNSQSAYSETLWWLHESIARKSNFDYQAVRSILVPTLIGLQESVINISKEFLSPQKKEEVQWRFLKDHVNILKKVDEELIQAKIGRSRWQNPLFQIYWSGQNRKLKIPFC
- a CDS encoding glycerate kinase type-2 family protein, whose amino-acid sequence is MNSLRDDIEGLFWEGVRAATPKFLSLDFWNKHSKLNEEIRNSRKKTYVFALGKAAYEMALSFQETFPVDSGFILTKYEYLPNEIKSKGQLGVWKCREAAHPVPDINTELYSKEVFTELQDLDESHQLIILLSGGGSSLFEIPEDGFDLYDIIQMNENLLKKGLSIHEINAERKKYSAVKAGKLLKHLNPNLKVYTFAISDVLGDDPAVIASGPTYPGSEYYVMGNLSVSLAAMKKKAVSLGYEVKILSDSWDLTSEETAKSMLVEVVLAKGNQHKQAILLGGELVCPVYGNGKGGRNQETALRMAILSESIEIDRDWLFLSSGTDGTDGPTDAAGGIVGPETLKQMRRNGWDVEKELNVSNSYPILKDTNSLLFTGATGTNVNDLLVLLLAERNL